The genomic segment aatattaaacttatgTCTTCAAGCTTCtagttttgtgtatttataaCTTGCAATCAGTGATAAATAAATCCCATTGATTCATGTAAGTATTCAAACTAACACCCTTCTTTGGAGTGGAACCATTTTAACATTATGTGATGGGTCAACACATAATTTTAAGTGAATTTGGAAGctaccataaaataaataaataaaactgaatttctcATAATGTTGGACGTTTGCAGACTAGATATCAGAtgcatttgtgcatttttttatgattaaccCTCACATATGGTCCTTCACAAGGCAATTATAATCTGTCTCCTGTCTGAAAAGACAtaccaaaataaatgaagtatatcTTCTATAATCTGGTCTCTAGCTCTCTCGAcatgagattactacagaagtgtctgaatcaagatatgtgttactatgtcagagtaaattaactttaaacacaGTAGTAAATTTAAATGGTTACATCATCCTTAAAGGAAAGTAGAGGAAGCTTTAAAGTGGACcgtgctgttctcatgttttttgttCCCATATAATTGCTTGGGGTTTTAACTGTGTTAGATTTGGATGCCATTGCTTGgtagtcttttagctgagtttttcCCCATCATTTTGGTATGCTATATGTTAGGTTTGCTGTTTCCTAGCatgtgcaaacatcttctggacTGTAGAATCATATACTTTAACACTTCCACCAGCAAGCTTTGATCTGAACACCATAACAATTTTGTTTGTAAAGAGCAAGACTATACAAGACATCAACCTGATGGTGAACACCCGACTTCTAACAGCTTGGTAAAACCTGTTGAACTAACTGTGCGGATGTTTCAACAGTCACATTATATCCTCACGAGCATCAATAAAACAGACACATCAGCTCATGCTTTCTCCACCCACCTTCCTCATTCTGTGACTCAAACTGCTGCCAAATGCTACACAGataatttacatttagtttaagcGAACTGTCCCTATCGTTACTGCTGATAACAACCTGGGCACATTTACCTCACTTTGCATCGAGCTACTTACTCACTTATCCTGGTCTGTGGCTCTTCCTGTGGGTCACAAGGCTGCATTGACCTCTTATTGAACAGCAggcaataaaacatgaaaagcagCACACAGATAACTCCTATAATCAAACAGGTAAGCTGCCATGCTGGGATGCCCATGTTTGGCTAACCCTGTGCTCCTGGTAGCTTGGTAGCCCAAAGAGAGATGCTAAGGACTTAGCTGGGACATCACCTTATAAGGTGCAGCAGCTTATGTGTCCAGCCAAGCTTACCGTTTACACCAAAATGGTGACATGTCACGGGACACATCCATCTGTGGCTGTAGGCACATGGAGCAGGTACATGGGCACAGATCAATATGCAAATGCAGCGTTCAGTACCATCAGGGATTCAGGTCGAAGCAACAATGTGTTAATTCTAATTACACTCAAATAATgggtacatttttttttaatttagcagGAATaccagaaatatatattttttccagcATGTATAGTTATTTAAAGAACATAAGTAGACTTTTTAATTACTCAAGCAGGTAATTTAAGTTGAATTATCTGCATGAAGCAGCTATAACAACctgtttatttctattaaagTAGCTGGATTTCAGCTGGAAATAAAAGTGTTCATACTCACCACTCAGGGTGCCGGCTGAACTCCAGGGAAGTGAAAATATCATGTAAGGTGTATGAAGcaaaggtgatgatgatgattatgatgatgatgcccTTCGTCCTCCACACTATTTAAACCAGCTGGAACACCTGGGGTGGAGCAGCATGCACAACCCGCCTCCTTTCCAAAGCTAGCAGCACATTTAcatccagccaatcagatgagGTTGAAATGGTTGAGGTTGCGTTAGTCTGGCTTCAAATGACGAGCTCTGTTCTCAGAGCAAACTACCTTCTTATTCTAATTAATTTCAGTACAACATGTTTTAGctcaaaaagaaaatttaagctacacataaatataaaatatgtaaagtCTTTGTATATTCAACAGCCCATCAAGAGTTAAAATCAGCTCAGTATCCAACATCTGGATTATCAAAATACATTATAGTCTGATGTCACATGCATATACTAATAGTAGAAATAATAATGGATTTGCTATTCAGTGCATAATAAGGGTTGAAAATATGTGAATATGGTCAAATTATTGTGTTGCTAATAGAATATGATTTGATTAAATATACTAATATGCACACAGTtatattaaaaatttatttgagATCTCTCATAGCCTGTACtgattataaggaaaaaagaacttttttgAAGGTTAAATTGCCCCGATGTGAAtgaattaaactttattgtcattgcagcAGGCGCAATGAAATGTTTATGTAACACAAAAACTACTAGTTTATACACACTTCAGCCTTCACTGGATATCAGTTAAATGTTTGATATAAATACAAAACGAGCCTAATAATGCTGGAATTTCATagaatttcacatttattttaaactaatttcATTCTTAaccagttttaataaaaacttggGTATCATGCTCAATAtatttgtaattaaattaaCTCTTTTGAGGTAGATCTACTAAAAAGGCAACTATGTGTGGGCCCAAATCTATTACTaacatttattaattcttttagCCTGTATGAGTTCCTCCAGTTATCCCGAACCACTTGGTTGGTTTGTTGATAAAATGTTTACAGGCTAATCAAACTTTAGTGGAGAACAGCATTCAGTGACTTCATCCACACAACTTGAGACACAAATAAAGCCACTTCTGGTGCTATGCATGGCTGTTTAGAAAGATGCTGTTGACTTACATAAACATGGTTGTAAGCTTATCACAAATATCTTACTTTAATCTTCAAGGTGCACCAGTGAACTTGGCAGATGTTCTCACTTTAATGCCCCCTACAACGGTTAATTCAGCATCTATCttacatcctgtctcttttctgagccCTCTCCAGTCAGTTAGTTAGTCTAATGTtgatctcttgctctgtctttcttttcctctgttgctCCAATAATgacctcttgcatttctttgctggatTACCCACATAGACACTcatacaactctgagttctgtcatctgcagaaatactctgatgactcagcagttgttgggtgtatcagtgatggacaagaagcagagtacagagaactggttggtcagtttgtgaaatggtgcggtgacaatcatctcatcttgaataccaagaaaacaaaggagatgattgttgacttcaggaggaacaagaacacacatagaagtgtttccatcatgggagaggaggtggaggtggtggaggaatacaagtaccttggagttcagctggacaacagacttgagtggaaaagcaacactgagtacatttacaagaaaggtcagagcagactctacttcttaaggaagctgagatcttttaatgtctgcaccaaaatgttgcaaatgttctacaggtctgttgttgaaagtgcaatcagctttgcagcaatctgctggggcagcggcatcagaaccagagacttgaaaagaattaacaaactgatcaagaaagccggttctgtgcttggagtaactctggagccgctggagttgatcatcaaaaaaagaattctgtacaagctgacgaagataatggaagatccttcacaccctctacacaacgccgtgacgaaacaacagagtgtgttcagtgggaggcttgttcaagtccgatgcaagacagagagatacagaagatccttccttccagcagctatcaggctgaagaacaaagcccttaattaattaatgtgattgttttactaaaaaattactactactacaatattgaatttccctttgggattaataaagtatttttcattcattcattcattcattcatttcatttcattcattcattcattcattcatatgttgatttccagttgctggcatgtgatttaatgctgtaaagcaaaacacagctgtcacgaGATTCCCTGGgctgaaaggaaaaatgttgaaaaatgtgatttcttagccttgggatgctgcagggcaacaatgaCTCCAAGAATGTGTATAaagaatgtcagtgtgccattaaaatgagtcaaaaccacagagttttaaggttgaaaaCTTATGCAGTTTTGCTATGTAGTTATGTAATGAGTTATGTAAGGAGGTCAAATTTTGGCccaaagtttaataaaaacattaacaatcAAAAGATAATGTGTATCTAGATTTTATGAATCTATGTAAACCCATGTCTGCTGCATGTTTCACATCAGTGACAACCTCAATACTATGTTTAAAGTCCGAAAACCAAAAGGATTTGCTCTAAACCCGGCTAGCTGTTATTAGCAACAGAAGCAAACAACTACAcattatgatttattttgtgcttaCTAACACTAGCAACATGTTCTCTGATGGATTGGACTATTTTTTCTAATGCATACAACAAGACACATCTATTAATCAACTGCAGTTACCACCATTTTATGCAAAGGCCAACCATATTGGATttgcagacaaaaataaaattctaaCTTCTATATTCAGATAGAACAAACTACAAATTCAGTATTTTGTCATTGCCTTGATAGTTTTGGAACATGACAAAAGTATGTTAGCTATTTAAGCTTAAAGTATATTCAGTATTGCTACTGCTATTCTAAATGAACAGCAACACATCAGAAAAGTTTATCTTTAATTGGGGGATTATTGGTACCAGTCGGGATATGTTTTGGTGTCAGCAATTCAATGCTTTTAGAAGGTCTGTGGTTTAACTAAATATCACATTTTACAGACGTTGGTGAGACTAAACATGCTGATATGTCAAACGTGTTTTTCTAACTTTTCATTTGGAAATAAAGTGGAGGGAAGCTGATCGTTTATCCGTTAGAAATAAACGTCATCACGCTCCTGACGTCGCTGCTCGATGGTCTCTTGTTTCCTTGGTAACAACTGTAAACTGTAAAGACGCTGGTTAAAAAAATGTCGCTGCAGACGGACGCTCCCGAGGAAGCGGAGTTTGATCAACTTTTCACTGTGTTTGACGGCTCCTCTCCGGAAGATGTTTCCCATGCCAGGCAGCTGTGGAGCTCCCTGTCCCTGCTTCCACCGCTTGAGTCCAGGCTGATGTCGGCAGATATCCGCCAGAGGCTGCAAGTGTTCCGGCCTCAGCGCAGCAGCAGCACGGCCTCGGCTCCCCCCGGTCCCAGACCCTCCGCCCCGGAGCTGCCGGATGTCTTCGCTCCCCGGCAGCGACAAGAAGAGAGACAGCGGTACAAGGCCATGGCCGACCAGAGGAAGGAGATCTTGGCGCTGCTGGGGAGGCAGAGACAGCAGAGGATCCAGAAGGAACTGGTGTCTGCCGCCTTTAAGCCGAAGATGAAGGTCTGCAGAAGCAGGACAGTGAAACCACAAGAAAATTCAGACTgtgagatggaaaaagaaatggTTAAACAGCTCATATAAAGCAGGGAACATATAACCtgttgttcttttaaaacatatattatGATTATAAATCATTATAATCATATAAATAAGGAATTAAAAAGTCCAAACACAAGCTTTAATTTCCTCATAGTCTGTTCTGTTGTGTGAACTGAATAAACTGGATACTGCCCCACAAGGTCTGAACtatatttatagttttaatGTCCTACTCACTGTAACCGTAATGTTCCGTCTACGGGATTTAAAAGTTAGTTCAAAGTTTTATGATTCAACACCTCAACATTTCATTGCAAAGGCAAAACCATTGCAAACCTATTGTCAGAATCACTGTTCATGGGAGATAGAGCATCATATATGATGCACCACAGCATGTCTTGCAAGTGTGTTTTAGACCTGTTTAGTCTGAAGTATATATCAGTagcaaaattaactttaaattctatacaactaaaaaagtcaatgaaaacGGACATTCAATCTTGAGTTAGACACCCCCACCAcagagatgttttctctgctctgaGACAAAGACCTCTAGATGGC from the Melanotaenia boesemani isolate fMelBoe1 chromosome 2, fMelBoe1.pri, whole genome shotgun sequence genome contains:
- the hoatz gene encoding cilia- and flagella-associated protein HOATZ, with protein sequence MSLQTDAPEEAEFDQLFTVFDGSSPEDVSHARQLWSSLSLLPPLESRLMSADIRQRLQVFRPQRSSSTASAPPGPRPSAPELPDVFAPRQRQEERQRYKAMADQRKEILALLGRQRQQRIQKELVSAAFKPKMKVCRSRTVKPQENSDCEMEKEMVKQLI